The proteins below are encoded in one region of Oncorhynchus tshawytscha isolate Ot180627B linkage group LG04, Otsh_v2.0, whole genome shotgun sequence:
- the LOC112248502 gene encoding ankyrin-1 isoform X13, with amino-acid sequence MWALVTELLFSFVLLAFLVISGQNVMHIASGSLRSVLTYVHAALDRELGEAEGVADEEENVTTRVVRRRVILKGDEAKDLPGEQVSEEQFTDEHGNIVTKKIVRKVVRRGKGSGDEGGQERSVSVDGSLQDELEAEAEQFMNYAVLSSKPDIVDVKKGAQIVKCASLRRVKQ; translated from the exons ATGTGGGCCCTGGTGACTGAGCTGCTCTTCAGCTTTGTGCTGCTGGCCTTCCTGGTGATCAGTGGTCAGAATGTGATGCATATAGCCAGCGGCTCCCTGCGCTCTGTGCTCACCTATGTGCACGCTGCGCTAGACCGTGAGCTGGGCGAGGCCGAGGGTGTGGCCGACGAAGAGGAGAACGTCACCACCCGCGTGGTCCGCCGCAGGGTCATTCTCAAG GGTGACGAGGCCAAGGATCTCCCAGGGGAACAAGTGAGCGAGGAGCAGTTCACAGATGAGCACGGAAACATCGTCACCAAGAAG ATTGTACGGAAGGTGGTGCGCAGGGGGAAGGGCTCAGGTGACGAGGGGGGTCAGGAGCGGTCAGTGAGCGTGGATGGCTCTCTGCAGGATGAGCTGGAGGCTGAGGCGGAGCAGTTCATGAACTACGCCGTCCTGAGCAGCAAG CCTGATATTGTGGATGTGAAGAAGGGTGCTCAGATAGTGAAATGTGCCAGTCTGCGGAGAGTAAAGCAGTGA